The following are from one region of the Capsicum annuum cultivar UCD-10X-F1 chromosome 1, UCD10Xv1.1, whole genome shotgun sequence genome:
- the LOC107841153 gene encoding basic 7S globulin precursor (The RefSeq protein has 1 substitution compared to this genomic sequence) yields the protein MVTFKLPLSVLLLFLQLNIFLCSAEVLYIPVTKDTTTLRYITEVGQRTPLVPIKLLVHLGGRSLLVDCDKGYKSSTYKSAVCNSTQCSFAKSHACGDCIFKSQLQPGCNNNTCYIWGENPLINSFHDRAEIAEDVLTIGSTPGVHVTWSRFIFTCLLDQDMMRLLAKGVTGIAGFGRESPISLPNQLALDPRFTRKFGLCLSSSTRSRGVIFIGSGPYNIYNPKKIDISKDLVYTKLIANKRGGFVASEEYYIQVSSIRVAGKDVPLNKTLLSINKKNGVGGTRISTATPFTILHTSIYDAFKTAFIKALPKNVTLVDPPIKQFGVCFSSKNIKSTNTGPDLPVIDVVLHKPSAFWRIYGTNSVVQVNKDVMCLAFVGQDQTWEPSIVIGGHQMEENLLVFDLPGKNIGFSSSLKLQQTSCSKYDNTTLG from the exons ATGGTGACATTCAAACTTCCCTTGTCTGTGCTTCTCTTATTTCTTCAACTCAATATTTTTCTATGCTCAGCAGAAGTACTATACATTCCAGTCACTAAAGACACAACAACGCTACAATATATTACAGAAGTAGGTCAAAGGACTCCTTTAGTACCCATAAAACTCCTAGTCCATCTTGGTGGACGAAGCTTATTGGTGGACTGTGACAAAGGTTACAAAAGTTCAACTTACAAATCAGCTGTATGTAATTCCACACAATGCTCGTTTGCCAAGTCACATGCCTGTGGAGACTGCATATTCAAATCTCAACTGCAGCCTGGATGCAACAATAATACTTGCTACATTTGGGGTGAAAATCCCTTGATCAATTCGTTTCATGACCGCGCAGAAATTGCTGAGGATGTATTGACAATTGGTTCTACTCCTGGTGTTCATGTCACTTGGTCGCGGTTTATTTTCACTTGCCTTCTTGATCAAGATATGATGAGACTCCTCGCGAAAGGAGTCACAG GAATTGCAGGTTTTGGACGCGAAAGTCCAATTTCCCTTCCCAATCAACTTGCTTTAGACCCTAGATTCACCAGGAAGTTTGGTCTATGTTTGAGCTCATCGACAAGATCTCGCGGAGTTATCTTCATTGGTTCTGGTCCATATAATATTTACAATCCTAAGAAGATTGACATCTCCAAAGATCTTGTCTACACCAAACTAATCGCAAACAAAAGGGGAGGATTTGTGGCATCTGAAGAGTACTATATCCAAGTTTCATCCATTAGAGTCGCGGGGAAAGACGTGCCACTAAATAAAACATTGCTATCTATTAATAAGAAAAATGGAGTTGGTGGGACGAGAATCAGCACAGCGACACCTTTTACAATTTTGCACACTAGCATTTACGATGCTTTTAAAACTGCTTTCATCAAGGCTCTTCCGAAGAACGTGACCCTAGTTGATCCTCCTATCAAACAATTTGGAGTCTGTTTTagttccaaaaatattaaaagcaCCAACACTGGACCAGACCTTCCCGTGATAGATGTTGTCTTGCACAAACCGAGTGCATTTTGGAGGATTTATGGGACAAATTCGGTGGTACAAGTTAATAAGGACGTCATGTGTTTAGCATTTGTGGGACAAGACCAAACATGGGAACCATCAATTGTAATAGGAGGGCATCAAATGGAAGAGAACCTCTTGGTATTTGACCTTCCTGGGAAGAACATAGGTTTCAGCTCCTCACTCAAACTTCAACAAACATCTTGTTCTAAGTACGATAATACCACTCTAGGCTAG